From the genome of Podospora bellae-mahoneyi strain CBS 112042 chromosome 2, whole genome shotgun sequence:
CGATCCTGCTTGTACTCGGCAATGCTGTGCTTGCCGGCAACATGGCTGACCAATGTCTCCTCGGTTTTACACAACGTGTCTCGATCGCGATAACACAGGCATAGGTAACAGGCGTACCCTGAATCTGGACGATGACACTTTGCCACAAACCGCGGGGTCAATATGAAGGACTTAGTATCGACCTTTTCGTCTTTCTCGCCGTAGCGACTTCCACGTGAAGATGATCTTCCTCGACGTTCCCAGTCCCGATCCCGGTCTCGGATAACCACCTCCTTTTCGATTCGCCAGGAGGATTgacaccccccctctctctcatctCGGCCCGCCGGGGGATTCTCTAGCAGGGTACCGCACGCCGGGCAGGTGACGTGGACCAGTGTGGGAGACGGGCTGTGTTGCAAGTCTACCGCATATGGGCAGAACAGAGGGCCTTTTCTGTTGGTGCCGCTCCGGATGTCGTCATGATACAGATtggcggctgctgcaggAGGGAGTGCTTTTCGTACAGGTGGATGGTCCCAGCCAGCCTCACTTGCTGCATCTCCTCGAAGAGAGGGCGTGGAGGACGTACGGCGGATGGGCGCTCCGGGCCTTGGCCCTCGTCTCGGGATCGGGGCGGACTGGAGGAAACGCTGATACTGGTCTTGGAGGGCGCGAATGCTGCCCTCGCGCGCAAACTCGGATGTGTTGTACAGCCTGCTCAGATCTGGCGGTTGGCCAGTAAGCAGGGCTTCCTCCAAGAGCTTGATAACGGTGCTCTGGAGTACTATGATTTGGCTCTGCAGCTGGGTTTGAGCGACCACTGGTCAGGAAAGCCAACAGTCAGCACGTCGTTCCTGGGGAAAGGTAGAGCGGGACTGGAGGTCTTACGGTCACCCCGGGCAAACTTTTGTCCCATCGTATTGTAGAAGCGGTCGTACTCTCGCTGGATACTTTGGCCGCCGTGCTGAAGAGAGCGTCGAAAATGGCGggcgccatcatcctctcgGTCGTGGTCATCATCCGCATCGGAATCAGACGCGGAACCGCCACCCTttgctctctttctctgaCCCTGTTTGCCTTGCTCTTCCTTCAGTTTCGtcctctcttcctcggccgTGTTCAAACGcgcctcgagctccttgatTCGTTTGTTTTGGCCCTTGTCCCGCTTCCTCTGCCGGCGCTGCTCGACCAAGCGGTCGTAGAGGTTGATGCCTGTGATGAATGTGCCTGCAATGGTCGAGATGAGCGTTGCGAGGACAAATGCTTGCTGCGGGAGCTGTCAGCTTTCACGTCGTCAAACGCAAGAGAGCTAGATGCTCTACTTGCCTTCAACTCTTTTTTCTCAGCCAAGTTGGCAGCGtccatggctgctgctggtcgGTTGTCGATGGCGGCTTCTGCACAATAGACGGTCGATAGCGACGTTTGCTGGCCAGAACTGGAGGGGAATCACGGATAATTAAAGTAGGACATCTGATCGACATGCAATACGGCCCAAGTACCGACCCTGGGCCCAAGATGGCATTCCTCAGGCCccctcgacatcatcccGCATGGGCTGTCTCGGTTCTATGGTGTGTTGTGTCCCGTCGAAGATACAGGGGTTCCAACCCATGACATCATGGGTGCTATTGAAGTCACTGGCAATTGGCTGCTGGCCGCCATTGGACGGGTGGGTGCAGATCATGCATCTGGGGCTGCTATAGTACTAGGTGTCGGATCAGCTTCATCAGCATCGGTTGCATATGAAAGAGCCAAGTGGCACATTTGGAAGTGCTGTTGTCTGCTAGCGTCAGCAGGTCAAGTGACCGCcgtatgatgatgatgacgacgctGCAGCAAGAGAGGTAAGAggtaagtaggtaggtagtgttATTCTGTAGGTACTGC
Proteins encoded in this window:
- a CDS encoding hypothetical protein (EggNog:ENOG503P1M9): MDAANLAEKKELKASRASSSLAFDDLPQQAFVLATLISTIAGTFITGINLYDRLVEQRRQRKRDKGQNKRIKELEARLNTAEEERTKLKEEQGKQGQRKRAKGGGSASDSDADDDHDREDDGARHFRRSLQHGGQSIQREYDRFYNTMGQKFARGDLLQSTVIKLLEEALLTGQPPDLSRLYNTSEFAREGSIRALQDHPPRSRDEGQGPERPSAVRPPRPLFEEMQQVRLAGTIHLYEKHSLLQQPPICIMTTSGAAPTEKALCSAHMR